Proteins from a single region of Esox lucius isolate fEsoLuc1 chromosome 13, fEsoLuc1.pri, whole genome shotgun sequence:
- the si:dkey-32e23.4 gene encoding dynamin-1-like protein isoform X2, with protein sequence METLIPVINRLQEVFLTVGAEIIQLPQIVVVGSQSSGKSSVLESLVGRDFLPRGSGIVTRRPLVLQLVNVPPLSERTQQETGIKAEEWGTFLHSKNQIFTDFQEICKEIEEETERSSGGNKGISPEPIYLKIFSPHVLNLTLVDLPGITKVPVGDQPEDIEAQVQQMILSFISNPNSLILSVSPANSDLATSDALKLAREVDPDGRRTLLVVSKLDLMDAGTDALEVLLGRVIPVRLGIVGVVNRSQHDINTQKSIEDTARDEQAFLQRHYPSLASRCGSRYLARTLSRLLMHHIRDCLPELKSRVTVLSAQYQARLSSYGQPVEDHSATLLQIVTKFASDYCNTIEGTATHIQTSELCGGARICYIFHETFGRTLQSIDPLGGLTELDILTAIRNATGPRPALFVPEISFELLVKRQIKRLEEPSLRCVELVHEELQRIIQHCSSYSTQELLRFPKLHDSIVEVVTSLLRKRLPITNEMVHNLVQIELAYINTKHPDFTDAAQVSASVNSQQQDGVKLWKNEKVAEEKAPVSDFSSPVKSQAINLLDTATPVSRKLSAREQRDCEVIQRLIKCYFLIVRKSIQDSVPKTVMHFLVNFVKERLQSELVGQLYKQNLLQGLLIESQDIAQQRTEVAQMLEALQKASNIISEIRETHLW encoded by the exons ATGGAAACTCTAATTCCCGTCATCAACCGCCTCCAGGAAGTGTTCCTGACAGTGGGAGCAGAGATCATACAGCTGCCTCAAATAGTAGTGGTTGGGTCGCAG AGCAGCGGTAAGAGTTCTGTGTTGGAGAGCCTGGTTGGAAGGGATTTTCTGCCTCGAGGATCAGGAATAGTCACCCGGAGACCCCTAGTGTTACAGCTGGTTAATGTGCCCCCACTGTCTGAGAGGACTCAACAAGAAACTG ggatcAAAGCTGAAGAATGGGGCACATTTCTTCACAGCAAGAACCAG ATTTTTACAGATTTTCAGGAGATTTGCAAGGAGATCGAAGAGGAGACTGAACGTTCCTCTGGAGGCAACAAG GGAATCAGTCCTGAACCCATCTATTTGAAGATTTTCTCTCCTCATGTCCTCAACCTCACCCTAGTTGACTTGCCAGGAATAACCAAG GTTCCAGTTGGAGACCAACCAGAGGACATAGAAGCTCAAGTCCAACAGATGATCCTATCTTTTATCTCCAACCCCAATTCCCTCATCCTCTCAGTGTCACCTGCCAACTCAGACTTGGCCACATCTGATGCCCTCAAACTGGCTCGTGAAGTCGACCCAGATG GCCGCAGAACCCTGCTGGTGGTCAGTAAGCTGGACCTGATGGACGCAGGAACAGATGCCCTTGAGGTCTTGCTGGGTCGGGTGATTCCAGTGCGGCTCGGAATTGTGGGAGTGGTCAACAG GAGCCAGCATGACATCAACACCCAGAAGAGCATCGAGGACACGGCACGGGACGAGCAGGCCTTCCTCCAGCGCCACTATCCTTCACTGGCCTCCCGCTGTGGCTCCCGCTACCTGGCTCGCACCTTGAGCCGTCTACTCATGCACCACATCCGGGACTGCCTGCCAGAGCTGAAGTCCCGTGTGACGGTGCTGAGTGCCCAGTACCAGGCACGGCTCAGTAGCTATGGCCAGCCTGTAGAAGACCACAGCGCCACCCTGCTGCAGATTGTCACCAAGTTTGCCAGCGACTACTGCAACACCATTGAGGGCACCGCCACACACATCCAGACTTCTGAGCT CTGCGGGGGGGCTCGGATCTGCTATATATTCCATGAGACCTTTGGCCGCACACTGCAGTCTATCGATCCCCTCGGGGGCTTGACCGAGCTCGACATTCTCACTGCAATCCGCAATGCtact ggtCCACGTCCAGCCCTTTTTGTGCCTGAGATCTCATTTGAGTTGCTAGTGAAGAGGCAGATCAAGCGTCTGGAAGAACCCAGCCTGCGCTGTGTGGAGCTGGTCCATGAGGAGCTACAGAGGATCATTCAGCACTGCTCTTCCTACAGCACACAG GAGCTCCTTCGGTTTCCCAAGCTGCATGACTCTATTGTCGAGGTAGTGACTAGTTTACTGCGGAAGCGTTTGCCTATCACAAATGAAATG GTGCACAACTTGGTTCAAATTGAGCTTGCTTACATCAACACAAAGCACCCAGACTTCACTGATGCGGCTCAGGTATCAGCATCTGTCAACAGTCAACAG CAAGATGGAGTTAAACTCTGGAAGAACGAGAAAGTGGCGGAGGAGAAGGCGCCAGTGTCAGATTTCAGTAGCCCTGTAAAGAGTCAAGCCATCAACCTCCTAGACACA GCGACGCCGGTGTCCCGCAAGCTGAGTGCACGGGAGCAGAGAGACTGCGAGGTTATCCAACGCCTTATTAAATGCTACTTCCTTATTGTTCGGAAGAGCATTCAGGACAG TGTGCCCAAGACGGTAATGCACTTCCTGGTGAACTTTGTAAAGGAGCGTCTGCAGAGTGAGCTGGTAGGCCAGCTTTACAAACAGAACCTGTTGCAAGGTTTGCTCATTGAGTCCCAGGACATAGCACAACAGAGGACAGAGGTGGCCCAGATGCTCGAG GCTCTCCAAAAAGCAAGCAACATCATCTCCGAGATCAGGGAGACGCACCTGTGGTAG
- the si:dkey-32e23.4 gene encoding dynamin-1-like protein isoform X1, translating to METLIPVINRLQEVFLTVGAEIIQLPQIVVVGSQSSGKSSVLESLVGRDFLPRGSGIVTRRPLVLQLVNVPPLSERTQQETGNGVKQKANTYPGIKAEEWGTFLHSKNQIFTDFQEICKEIEEETERSSGGNKGISPEPIYLKIFSPHVLNLTLVDLPGITKVPVGDQPEDIEAQVQQMILSFISNPNSLILSVSPANSDLATSDALKLAREVDPDGRRTLLVVSKLDLMDAGTDALEVLLGRVIPVRLGIVGVVNRSQHDINTQKSIEDTARDEQAFLQRHYPSLASRCGSRYLARTLSRLLMHHIRDCLPELKSRVTVLSAQYQARLSSYGQPVEDHSATLLQIVTKFASDYCNTIEGTATHIQTSELCGGARICYIFHETFGRTLQSIDPLGGLTELDILTAIRNATGPRPALFVPEISFELLVKRQIKRLEEPSLRCVELVHEELQRIIQHCSSYSTQELLRFPKLHDSIVEVVTSLLRKRLPITNEMVHNLVQIELAYINTKHPDFTDAAQVSASVNSQQQDGVKLWKNEKVAEEKAPVSDFSSPVKSQAINLLDTATPVSRKLSAREQRDCEVIQRLIKCYFLIVRKSIQDSVPKTVMHFLVNFVKERLQSELVGQLYKQNLLQGLLIESQDIAQQRTEVAQMLEALQKASNIISEIRETHLW from the exons ATGGAAACTCTAATTCCCGTCATCAACCGCCTCCAGGAAGTGTTCCTGACAGTGGGAGCAGAGATCATACAGCTGCCTCAAATAGTAGTGGTTGGGTCGCAG AGCAGCGGTAAGAGTTCTGTGTTGGAGAGCCTGGTTGGAAGGGATTTTCTGCCTCGAGGATCAGGAATAGTCACCCGGAGACCCCTAGTGTTACAGCTGGTTAATGTGCCCCCACTGTCTGAGAGGACTCAACAAGAAACTG GAAATGGggtaaaacaaaaagcaaacaCCTACCCAG ggatcAAAGCTGAAGAATGGGGCACATTTCTTCACAGCAAGAACCAG ATTTTTACAGATTTTCAGGAGATTTGCAAGGAGATCGAAGAGGAGACTGAACGTTCCTCTGGAGGCAACAAG GGAATCAGTCCTGAACCCATCTATTTGAAGATTTTCTCTCCTCATGTCCTCAACCTCACCCTAGTTGACTTGCCAGGAATAACCAAG GTTCCAGTTGGAGACCAACCAGAGGACATAGAAGCTCAAGTCCAACAGATGATCCTATCTTTTATCTCCAACCCCAATTCCCTCATCCTCTCAGTGTCACCTGCCAACTCAGACTTGGCCACATCTGATGCCCTCAAACTGGCTCGTGAAGTCGACCCAGATG GCCGCAGAACCCTGCTGGTGGTCAGTAAGCTGGACCTGATGGACGCAGGAACAGATGCCCTTGAGGTCTTGCTGGGTCGGGTGATTCCAGTGCGGCTCGGAATTGTGGGAGTGGTCAACAG GAGCCAGCATGACATCAACACCCAGAAGAGCATCGAGGACACGGCACGGGACGAGCAGGCCTTCCTCCAGCGCCACTATCCTTCACTGGCCTCCCGCTGTGGCTCCCGCTACCTGGCTCGCACCTTGAGCCGTCTACTCATGCACCACATCCGGGACTGCCTGCCAGAGCTGAAGTCCCGTGTGACGGTGCTGAGTGCCCAGTACCAGGCACGGCTCAGTAGCTATGGCCAGCCTGTAGAAGACCACAGCGCCACCCTGCTGCAGATTGTCACCAAGTTTGCCAGCGACTACTGCAACACCATTGAGGGCACCGCCACACACATCCAGACTTCTGAGCT CTGCGGGGGGGCTCGGATCTGCTATATATTCCATGAGACCTTTGGCCGCACACTGCAGTCTATCGATCCCCTCGGGGGCTTGACCGAGCTCGACATTCTCACTGCAATCCGCAATGCtact ggtCCACGTCCAGCCCTTTTTGTGCCTGAGATCTCATTTGAGTTGCTAGTGAAGAGGCAGATCAAGCGTCTGGAAGAACCCAGCCTGCGCTGTGTGGAGCTGGTCCATGAGGAGCTACAGAGGATCATTCAGCACTGCTCTTCCTACAGCACACAG GAGCTCCTTCGGTTTCCCAAGCTGCATGACTCTATTGTCGAGGTAGTGACTAGTTTACTGCGGAAGCGTTTGCCTATCACAAATGAAATG GTGCACAACTTGGTTCAAATTGAGCTTGCTTACATCAACACAAAGCACCCAGACTTCACTGATGCGGCTCAGGTATCAGCATCTGTCAACAGTCAACAG CAAGATGGAGTTAAACTCTGGAAGAACGAGAAAGTGGCGGAGGAGAAGGCGCCAGTGTCAGATTTCAGTAGCCCTGTAAAGAGTCAAGCCATCAACCTCCTAGACACA GCGACGCCGGTGTCCCGCAAGCTGAGTGCACGGGAGCAGAGAGACTGCGAGGTTATCCAACGCCTTATTAAATGCTACTTCCTTATTGTTCGGAAGAGCATTCAGGACAG TGTGCCCAAGACGGTAATGCACTTCCTGGTGAACTTTGTAAAGGAGCGTCTGCAGAGTGAGCTGGTAGGCCAGCTTTACAAACAGAACCTGTTGCAAGGTTTGCTCATTGAGTCCCAGGACATAGCACAACAGAGGACAGAGGTGGCCCAGATGCTCGAG GCTCTCCAAAAAGCAAGCAACATCATCTCCGAGATCAGGGAGACGCACCTGTGGTAG